The sequence GACACCATCGCGAACGCCTCGTCGTCGTCGGCGGTGACCCAGTAGGCCAGCGACGCGCCGAGGTCCATGAGGGGGTCGCCCACGGTGGCCATCTCCCAGTCGAGGACGCCGGTGATCCGCGGCGTGCCCGACAGGTCGAGCACCAGGTTGTCCAGCTTCCAGTCACCGTGCAGCAGGCTGGCGCGCACGTCCTCCGGCTGGGAGGCGGCCAGCCAGGCCATGAGCTCCTCGGCGGCGGGCACGTCGTCGGTCCGGGCGTCGCGGAACCGGCGCGACCAGCCCTCGACCTGACGCCGGACGTACCCCGGTCCCCTGCCCAGATCGGCCAGGCCGGCGGCGTCGACGTCGATCGAGTGCAGCTCGGCGAGGGTGTCGTAGGCGGTCTCCCCCAGTACCCGCGCGCGGTCGGGCCCCAGCTCCACGCCCTCGGGCAGGGTCCGGCTCAGCACGACGCCGTCCAGCCGCTCCATGACGTAGAAGTCGCTGCCGATCACCGACGGGTCCTCGCAGAAGCCGTGGATCTGCGCCACGACGTCCAGGTGCGGCCGCAGCCGCTGCTGCACCCGGACCTCGCGACCCATGTCGTGGGCCGAGGCCGCCTTGTGGCCGTGCGGCGGCCGGCGCAGCACCAGGTCGAGGCCGCCGTAGTCGAGCAGGTAGGTCAGGTTGCTGGCGCCGCCGGTGAACTGCCGTACCTGGGGCGCGGGCCGCCCGCCGAGCGCCGGCACGCGCGGCGCGAGCCACGCGTGCACGGCGTCGACGTCGAAGGCGTCCTCGGGGCGGACATCACGCAGTCGGGTCGCGTTCTCGCTCATCGCCCCCATCCCACCACGGCCCGCCCGGGCGCCTCCCGCAGCGGTCTCCGCCCCGGACTCCTTGCCGTCACCGTCCGCGCGCCCACGGTGAGCACCGGGCCGACCGCGGCTGCGGAACCGCCACGGTCCCCATCCCGGGTATAGCGTGACGCGTGGGTCGAAGCACCGGCCCGGCGCATGCCGCACCGCGGGTAGCGCTTGCCCGGAGCCACCGGCCCCGGCTCGCGCGACCTCCAGGCGGGAGACCTGCCATGGCACCGGACGCACTGCAGTTCAGCCCTCGTCACGACGACGAGCCGATCCCCTTCCACGTGTGCGTCGACCTGGTCGACGCGACGGTGACCGTCGCCGGCGAGCTCGACCGTGAGAACGCCCACCACGTCGTCGACGGGCTGGCGGCGCTGACCGCCACCAGGCACCGCCGCTGGGCCATCGACGCCGCCGGTGTCATCTTCTGCGACGCCGCGGGGCTGCGCATCCTGGTCACCGCGCACCACCTGGCCCGGCGGCACGGATGCGCACTCGTGCTGGAGCGGCCGAGCCCCTGCCTGCACCGGCTCATCCTGCTGGTCGGGCTGGACCAGATGCTCGAGTTGCACCCCACCGGCGCCGCGGCGCCGCCCGCGGCGGGCGGTCACCGTCCGCTGCCGTCGGCCGGTCCGCTGCGGGCGGGGCACCCGATCCGGACCGTGCCGACCCGGGTCTGACCCGGACCGCTACTGGACCGGTGCGTCCGGTGGGGGCAGCCGGGTGGTCAACTGCTCGTCCACCGAGACGACCCCGGCGACGCCGGTCAGGGCGCCGAGGGCGCCCGACTGCACCGAGCCGGTGATGATCCCGAGCCCGTCGAGGACCTGCTCCACCTGCATGCCGCGGGCGCGCAGGCCCTGCACCACGCCGTCAAGGGCGGCCAGGTGCCCGTCGTCCACGGTGACGCTGACGTGGGTCATGCGGCCGACGCTACGCGGGTCCGGCCGGGCCGGGAACCGTCAGCGCGGGGCCACCACCAGGCCGCTGCCGACGTCGGCCGACGGCTGGAGCAGCCGCTCGCTCTCCTGGCAGAGCGTCGCCCAGAGCTCCAGCCCCCGCAGGCCGGTCGCCTCGGCCCAGAGCGCCGCGACCCCGGCCACGTGGGGAGTGGCCATGCTGGTGCCGCTGATGGTGTTGTAGCGGGCCGGCATGGGCCAGGCCGAGCGGACCTCCCAGCCCGGGCCCGCGACGTCGACCTGCCCCCCGCGCGCCGGCAGGCTCCGCGCGGAGAAGTAGGCCGTTTCGCACCCCTGGTCGACCGCACCGACGGCCATGATCTCGACGCTGTTGGCCGGGGCGCCGACGAAGCCGTCGTTCCCGGCCGGGCGGTCGGCGTTGTTCCCGGCCGCGGCGATGACCAGCGACCCCCGCTGCAGCGCGCGCCGGCCGGCGGCGGAGTAGGGCGGGTGGGCCTCGACCACGTCGGCGCCCAGCGACATGGAGATGACCGGACAGCCGCTCGTGACGGCCCAGTTCATCCCCGCGAGGATGCCGGCGTCGGTGCCGCTCCCGTCGGTCCCGAGCACCTTCCCGGCATACACCTCCGCCTCGTGCGCGATCCCGTAGCGCTGCCCGTCCGGCGGGGTCCGCGGCCCGCAGGCGGTGCCGATGCAGTGCGTTCCGTGCCCGTGACCGTCCTGGGCGTCCTCGCCGGTGACGAAGGAGCGGGCCGTCACGGCCCGGCCGGCGAAGTCGGGGTGGGTGAGGTCGAAGCCGGTGTCGAGCACCGCCACGCGGACGCCGCGCCCCGATCGGGACGAGGCGTCCGCGCGCACCGCCTGCACCCCCCACGTCGCGTACGGCGTGTCGGCGAACCGGGCCGTCGGCACGCCACCGCCTGGCGCGGCCGGCGGGAGCAGCCGTCCGGCCAGGTCGGACACGCCGTCGCGGTATCCCCGCGCGTACCCGCCCACGTCGTTCCCGAGAACGCGGTGCACGAGCTCGGGCGAGACCGAGAGCACCGGCCGGGCCGACGCCGCCCGCAGCGCGCCGACCTGGTCCGGACCGGCCGCGACGACGGCGATGCCGAGGGCGGCGAAGACCGTGGCCCCGGCTTCTCGGAGCGTCTCCGGGGGCACGCCCCCGTCCGCGAAGTCCCGCGAGTCGGCGATCCGGTGCACGCCGGCGCGACCCCAGTCCACGGGCGCCTCGGCGCCCTCCCCGGCGTCGGCGAACACGACGATCTGGCGGCCGGTGGTCCGGGCCGTCGGCTCCACGGCTCCGTGCCGGACCCTGCCCGGCTCCGGCGGCTCCTGCGGATCGATCACTGCTCCCCCTCGGCGTCGTGGCGGGCCGGAACGGCGACCCGCACGCTCGCGACCGCGGGTATCCGGTCGGAGACCCAGGGTGGCCGAGGTCGGGCCGGACCGCCATCCGGTCCCGCCGGTCCCAGTGTGGCCGCGGGGTACGACGCTCCGCGGGGGGCCGGCCTGCACCACCGACGGGTCCATCCACATGACCTCCCCGACGGTGCCGTCCGGGTCGGTAGAGCCGGCGCCGTACACAGCCCCGTGGTCCTGCGCCGGCAGCCGGGGCTCACGCCGGGCGGGCGCGCAGCCCGCTGAACGTGGTGGTGACCACCGCGTCGGCGAGCTCGTCCGGCGACAGGCCGCCGTCGGGCCGGTACCACCCGGTCACCGAGTTGACCGCCCCGAACAGCAGCCGGGCAGTCACCGCCGGGTCGACGTCGGGGCGCACGTCCCCCTCCGCCACGGCGTCGACCACGAGCCCCGCGACCAGCCGGTCGAACTCCCGTCGACGGTCCAGCGCCGCGCGCTCCACCTCGGAGTTGCCGCGCACCCGCAGCAGCAGCCTGACCGCCGGCAGCTGCGCGGCGAGCACCCGGACCGAGGCCCGGACCACGTGCTCGAGGCGGTCGACGGCACGCCCGGTGACGGCCCCCGGCTCCTCGGTGACGGCGAAGAGGGCGTCGAGCGCCTGCTCGAGCGCAACCCTCAGCAGGTCGAGCTTGCTCGGCACGTGGTGGTAGAGAGCCGCCTTCGTGACGCCGAGCCGCCCGGCGAGCTCCTCCATGCTGGCCGCCTCGTAGCCGCGCTCGTCGAAGAGCTCGACAGCGGCAGTCAGCAGGGTGTCCAGGGAGTGCCCGGGCCGGCCCCGCCGTCCGGCCGGTTCCGCTCGCGGACCACGGGTCGTCATGGCGGCGATCCCTTCCGGCAGGCGGGGCTTGTGGCGTGATGTGCGCTGCATCACACTATTACTGACCAACCGGTCAGTCGCAGGAGGTGTCATGGTCGCGTCGGGGATCGATGGGCCGCCGGCCGACGAGGCCAGCCTGCAGGCGCTGTTCGACGCCACCATCGCCGCCGGCTCACGGATCGAGCCGCGCGACTGGATGCCGGAGGGCTACCGGCGGACGCTCGTGCGCCAGATCGCCCAGCACGCCCACTCCGAGACCATCGGCATGCAGCCCGAGGGCGACTGGCTGCTCGCCGCACCGAGCCTGCGCCGCAAGGTGATCCTGCTGGCCAAGGTGCAGGACGAGGCGGGCCACGGCCTCTACCTCTACGCGGCGGCTGAGACGCTGGGCGCCGACCGGGCCGACCTGACCGACAAGCTGATCGAGGGCCGGCAGAAGTACAGCTCGATCTTCAACTACCCGACACCGACCTACGCCGACGTGGGCGTGATCGGGTGGCTGGTCGACGGCGCGGCGATCTGCAACCAGGTGCCCCTGTGCCGGTCCTCGTACGGCCCCTACGCCCGGGCGATGATCCGGATCTGCAAGGAGGAGTCGTTCCACCAGCGGCAGGGCTACGAGCTGCTGATGACGATGATGGGCGGCACCGCGGAGCAGCGGGCGATGGTGCAGGAAGCCGTCGACCGGTGGTGGTGGCCGTCGCTGATGATGTTCGGCCCGCCCGACACCGACAGCCCGAACACAGCGCAGTCGATGGCGTGGGGCATCAAGCGGCACAGCAACGACGAACTGCGCCGGCGCTTCGTCGACATGACCGTGCCCCAGGCGGAGTTCCTCGGCGTGACGCTGCCCGATCCGGAGCTGTCCTTCGACCCGGCGAGCGGCCGCTACCGGTTCGGGGCCATCGACTGGGGAGAGCTGAAGCGGGTCATCAGCGGCGGCGGGCCGTGCAACGCCGAGCGGATCGCCCGCCGGCGCGCGGCCCGGGACGACAACGCCTGGGTGACCGAGGCGGCGACCGCCTACGCCGCGAAGCAGGCGGGGCCCCCGGCATGAGTGACCTGACGGCCGAAGGCGGCCGCGGCGCCGTCCCGACTGCGTCGGAGGTGCCGGTGGCCCCTACCCGTCGGGCGGTGCAGCGCGACTGGCCGCTGTACGAGGTGTTCGTCCGTGGCAAGCGCGGTCTCAACCACGTGCACGTGGGCTCGCTGCACGCCCCCGACGCCGAGATGGCGGTGCACGCCGCGCGCGACCTCTACACCCGGCGCAACGAGGGCGTGAGCATCTGGGTGGTCCGGGCCGCCGACATCACCGCGTCGAGCCCCGACGAGAAGGACCCGATGTTCGCCCCCAGCGGCGACAAGGTCTACCGCCATCCGACGTTCTACGAGATCCCGGTCGACGTCCCGCACATGTAAGAGGACCCCTCCTCCCCCGCACCTCGTACCTCGGTGCGGGGACCCCTGGAAGGGCCACCCACGGAGGGCACCATGCACGAGGAGACCGTGTACGACGCGCTGGCCAACGCGCAGGAGGATGCCGGCCACTGGGCCTTCGGCGCCGGGTTCGACGACCCGCTGGCCGGGGTCGACACCACCGTCCCCGACGGTGTGGACCCCACCGATCTCGGCGCCTACTGCCTGATGCTCGGCGACGACGCCCTGGTGCTCGCCCAGCGGCTGATCCAGTGGGTGACGGCCGCGCCGGAGCTCGAGGAGGAGGTCGCGATCGCCAACACGGCGCTCGACCTGCTCGGCCAGTCCCGGCTGCTGCTGGCCCGGGCCGGATCGGTCGGGGTGCTCGGCCGGTCCCGGAAGACGGCCACCGCCTCCATCCCCGACGAGGACGCCCTCGCCTACTTCCGCGACCCCGGCGAGTTCCGCTGCACCGCGCTGGCCGCGGCGGAGAACGGTGACTTCGCGCAGACGATGGTCCGGCTGCTCGTCGCCTCCACCGTGCGGCTCGCCGTCTTCGCCCGGCTGCGCGGATCGCGGGACCCGGTGCTCGCCGCGATCGCCGCCAAGGGCGTCCACGAGCTGGCCTACCACCGCGACCACGCCGCCCGCTGGGTGCTGCGCCTCGGCGACGGCACCGCGCTGTCCCACCGCCGGGCCCAGGCCGGCGTCGACGCGGTGTGGCCTCTGCTGGGCGACGTCCTGGCCGCCACCGAGGTCGAGCGAAGGCTGGTCACCGCGGGCGTCGCCGTGGACCCGGCGGACACCGCCGAGGAGGTGACCGGCGTGCTCCGCCAGGTGCTGGAGCAGGCGACCCTCCGGACGCCGGCCTGGCCGGCGCGGACGCCGCCGCGCGGGCGGGTGGGGAAGCACGGGCCGGAGTTGACCGAGCTGCTCACCGGGCTGCAGGGCCTGGCCCGGGAACACCCGGCGGCGACCTGGTGAGGCCGGTGCCCGTGACCCTCGACCCCCGCGCGGTCGCCGAGACGGTGACCGATCCCGAGCTGCCGATGCTCACGCTCGCCGACCTCGGCGTGCTGTGCGACGTGCGGGAGGAGGAGGGCACGGTCGTCGTCGAGATCACGCCCACGTACAGCGGGTGCCCGGCCATGGGTGTGATGCGCGCCGACCTGCTGCACGCGCTGCACGCGGCCGGCTTCGCCGACGTCGACGTCCGCACGGTGCTGTCCCCGGCCTGGAGCACCGACCGGATCACCGCCACGGGACGCCGGAAGCTGGCCGAGGCCGGCATCGCCCCGCCGGGCCCGGCCCCGGAGGCCGCCCCCGGTCCGGTGCCCCTCCAGCTCGGCCGGGCCCGGCGCACGGCCGACTGCCCGCTGTGCGGATCGCCCGACACCGACCAGCTCAGCGAGTTCGGCGCCACCGCCTGCACGGCGCTGCGCCGCTGCCGCAGCTGCCGGGAGCCCTTCGAGCACGTCAAGGAGATCTGAGTGGCGCGACAGGGAGCGGGCACCCGCCGTCGCCCGCGGTTCCACCCGTTGACGGTGGCGCGCGTGGACCGGCTGACCGACGACGCCGTGGCGGTCACCTTCGACGTCCCGCCCGAGCTCGCCGAGGAGTACGCGTTCCGGCCGGGCCAGGCGCTGACCCTGCGCCGCGTCGACGGCGACCGCGACGAGCGGCGGTCCTACTCGATCTGCGCGCCCGTGGGCGCGCCGCCGCGGGTGGGCGTCCGCGAGGTCCCCGGCGGCTTCCTCTCCACCTACCTCGTCCACCAGGTCCGCCCCGGTGACGCGATCGAGGTGCTGCCGCCGTCGGGCACCTTCACCGCCGACCTCTCGACGCCGGCCGACCACGTCTTCATCGCCGCTGGATCGGGCATCACGCCGGTGCTGTCGCTGGCCGCGACGGTGCTGGCGGACGGCGGGTCGACGGTCACCGTCCTGTACGGCAACCGGCGCACCGACACCGTCATGTTCGCCGACGAGCTCGCCGACCTGAAGGACCGCCACGGCCCCCGCCTGCAGCTGGTGCACGTGCTCTCCCGCGAGCCGCGCGGAGCCGAGGTGACCAGCGGCCGGCTCGACCGGGACCGGCTCGGCACCCTGGTGGGCCACCTGGTCGACGCCGCCCACGTGGACCACTGGTGGCTCTGCGGACCGCACGGGATGGTGCAGGACGCCCGCGAGCTGCTGACCGCGCTGGGGGTGCCTGGATCACGCGTGCACCAGGAGCTCTTCTTCGTCGACGACGTCCGACCCGAGCCGGTCCGCGGCGACGAGCGGACCGTCGACGGGCCGAGCGCCCAGGTGACCGTCGTCCTCGACGGGCGGACGACGACGATCGCCGTGCCCCGGGACGTGCCGTTGCTCGACTCGGCGCAGCAGGTCCGCGGCGACCTTCCCTTCGCCTGCAAGGGCGGCGTCTGCGGCACCTGCCGCGCCCACGTCACCGACGGGCGGGTCGAGATGCGCCGGAACTACGCGCTCGAGCCGGACGAGGTGGCGGCCGGCTACGTGCTCACCTGCCAGGCCGTGCCGGGAAGCGACGCGGTCACCGTCGACTTCGACACCTGACCGGCAGCGCCGCCCGGCTCACGACTCGGTGCGCACCTGGCTGGCGGCGAGGTAGGGCTCGTCCTCCCACTCCTCGAACGCCTCGTCGGGCAGGTCCGCCCCCAGCGCGTCCTCGGCCTCCGCGAGCGAGAACTCGTCCTCCGGCTGAGCTGCGACCACCACCTGGTCCCCCGGCGCGAGCGCCGGCTCGGTGCTGGTGAGGACCAGGATCGGCTCGACGTCGGCACCATCCGGCCCGCTCATGGTGAACGCCACCGGCGAGACGATGCTGACCACCTCGCCGGTCAACGTCACCTCCACGTTGGTATACGCGTCGAGGTCCTCGCGGAACTCGGCCGTGTACGCCCCGTCGTAGGGGTCCTCGAGGTCGCCGGACGGGCGGATGTCGGGATCGGCGGCCGTGGTGGGCTCGCCGCCCCCGCCCTCCGCGTCGTCGACGCCCGAACAGCCGCCGAGGACGGCGGTTCCCAGCGCAGTGACCAGGAAGGCGCCGGCGATGCGCGGCGCGCGACGCCGGGCCGGGGGCAGGGTGTGGAACGCCACGCCGCTCACCCGTTCCGTGGGGCGAGGGGCGCGGGGGCGTGCGCCCCGGTCGTGGGCCGGCTGGTCTGCATGGACGTCGTTCCTTCCGGGCCGGGGTCCGGCCACGGGGCTTCCCGCGGCGGGTGCTGTGCTGCCGCTGGTGCTGCCCCGGCAGGGGCGGCACCCTGCCGCGCCCGCCACTTCGTCACGGTTCCGCAAAGACCGGGGGCGCCCCGCAGCGGCCGGTCATTGCGGAACCGTGACGGCGGCCGGCAGCGGTTCCCGGCCGCCACCGCGTGGCCCGCCGCGGCGGGCTCGGCCCTACATGACAAGCGCGTGGCGATCCCGTCGCCGGAGGAGTCGGCGGAACGGCGGCGGGCACCGCCCGACGGCGGCACACGGCCGCGCCCTGCACCCTGGAGGCACCCCGACATGTTGCGCTGGACCCTGCGGATCGCCGTGGCGCTCGCGGGGGCGCTGGCGCTGCTCGTGGCCTACGGCGTCCTGGTGGAGCCGCGGCTGATCCTCGACGAGGAGCACCTCGACGTCCCGCTGCCCGGCCTCGTCACCGCTGCCGACGGCACGGAGGTCGGGGTCGTCACCGACCTGCAGATCGGCATGTGGTGGTCCAACACCGGCATGGTCGAGCGGGCCGTGGAGCGGATCGTCGACGCCGATCCGGACATGGCGCTCCTCGGCGGTGACTACGTCTACAGCAGCGACCCGAGCATCCCCGAGCAGGTGGCCGGGGTCATGGAGCTGCTCGACCCACTGGTCGAGTCGGGCATCCCCACCTTCGCCGTCCTGGGCAACCACGACTACGCCGTCGGTGCGGCCGAGGAGCTGACCACCGCCTTCGAGGAGGCGGGCATCACGATGCTGCGCAACGAGGCGGCGCCGGTGCCCGGCACCGGGACCGGTGCGCAGGCGCTGCACGTGGTGGGGATCGGCCCCGTCGTCCCCGGGGAGGTTGACGTCGAGGCGGCCCTCTCCGGCGTCCCGGACGACGCCCCCCGGATCGTGCTGTCGCACAACCCCACGGCCTTTCCGGAGTTCCCGGCCGGCACCGCCCCGCTGGCCCTCGCCGGGCACACCCACTGCGGCCAGATCGCGCTGCCGGGCACGCCGACGTGGTCGTACCTGGCGCTGACCGACGAGGAGAAGATCGTCGCCAAGGGTTGGGCCCCCGAGGAGTACGGCGCGGAGGGCAACCGGATGTTCGTGACCTGCGGCATCGGGTTCAGCCTCGTGCCGATGCGGATCAACGCCCCGCCGGAGGTCGCCTTCTTCGAGCTGCGCCCGGGGGACTGACCGGCGCGGTCATTCCTGCCACTCCCAGCCTGCGTCCTGCACGAGCTGCCGCAGCCGGGCGCGGCGCGGCGCCGCGGCGTCGACGGCGCGCCGCCACTCCGCCGCATCGCCGAGCGGTATGCCCGCGTCGATCAGCCGGCGGAGCCCGGGCTCGGGCGGCGGCCCCGCGTCGTGCAGGGGTGTCCGGCCGTGCGACGCGGTCGCCACGTAGCGGTCGATGACGCGGCGGACCGGCAGCACCGCTGCGGCGGGCGGCCGCAGCTCCGCGGCGACCGCCGCCCCGAGGACCAGCAGCGCGTCGTCGAGCCGGGCGATCGCGACCGGCGCCGACGCGGTGGCCCGCGCGCTGCGGAAGTAGTGCAGCACGGGGTAGGCCAGGTGCTGCTCGGCGACCGAGGCCAGCTGCGCCGGCAGCTGCAGGAGCTGCTGGGTGAGGACGGGGCTGAACCGGTCCCCGTCCCAGCCGCCGACCACCATCCGTTGGGCGCTGTCCCCCAGCCCGTGCAGCTGGGTCGCCACCGACCTCCGGGCGACGACCGCGTTCATCACGGAGAACAGGTACGTGATGGAGAGGGTGACCAGCGCGAGGCCGCTGAAGCTGGCGAGAGAGGTGATCACCCGCCAGGCCGGATCGGTGGCGACGAAGTCGCCGACGCCGAGGGTGGACACGGCGTAGCCCGCGAAGTAGACGACGTCGGCGGCCGACCCCGGCCGGCCGGTGCTGGCCTCGGCCACCGAGCCGCTGCCGAGGAAGATCAGCGACCAGCCGGCCCAGAAGAGGACCACCCACAGGGCGACGGTCGCGCCCATCAGGACCGGGCCGGCCACGCTGAGCAGGCGCGGCCGACCGCCGCCCCGCCGGTGGAGCCGGAGCAGCACGCGCCACGCCGCCGCGAGCAGCCGCCGGGTCAGCGGACCGGCGCCCTCGCCGAGGGCGAGCGTGGTGGCGCTGACGTCCCACACCACCAGGGCGACGGCGGACGCCCCGACGAGGACGAGGAGGACGTCGCTCACCGCGCACGGACCTCCGGGGGCCCGCCGCGGCCCCGTCGGCCGGGACGTCTCCTGCGGGTGATCTGCACGTTCTCCTCCTCCGCCGCGGCGTCTCCACCCGGCTCGTCCAGGACGAGGTAGCCCACCCCGGCGCTCGCGACCCGGTCATCATGCAGTCGTCACATGGTCCCGCCCGGACCGGCACCCGCCCGGGCGCTCCGCGCTGCAGGCCGCCGGTGCGGTCGTCAGACTGAGGTCAGTGTCAGGGTGCTGAGCACCGCGCCGACTGGTTGCGGGGGTTGGGATCCTGGCTGGCGGTGGTCTGGCTCGCAGACTGCGTGCCGCTCCGTAAGGGGTTGGCCGTCATGCGTTGTGCCGATCGCCGCTGGTCAGGGCCGACCGGCGTGACTTGATAGGAGCGTGGCCGCGCCCCCACTGAGGTGTGTCCGCCGGCCGGCCCAACCGTCCCTTCTCGGGTCAGAGAGGAGACCCCCTCATGGTGGTCACGGTTGAGATCGACGTCCACAAGCAGACCCACTGCGCGGTTGGGGTAGATGCAGCCGGGCGGCAGCTGGGCACGCCGAAGACGGTGCGGGCGACCGATGCCGGGCATCGGCAACTGATGCGCTGGGCGATCCGCGAGTTCGCCGAGCAGCGGGTGGAGTTCGCGGTGGAGGACTGCCGTCACGTCTCCACCCGGCTCGAGCGGGCTCTGCTGGATGCCGGCGCCTCCGTGGTGCGGGTGCCGCCGAAGCT is a genomic window of Blastococcus sp. HT6-30 containing:
- a CDS encoding phosphotransferase family protein, giving the protein MSENATRLRDVRPEDAFDVDAVHAWLAPRVPALGGRPAPQVRQFTGGASNLTYLLDYGGLDLVLRRPPHGHKAASAHDMGREVRVQQRLRPHLDVVAQIHGFCEDPSVIGSDFYVMERLDGVVLSRTLPEGVELGPDRARVLGETAYDTLAELHSIDVDAAGLADLGRGPGYVRRQVEGWSRRFRDARTDDVPAAEELMAWLAASQPEDVRASLLHGDWKLDNLVLDLSGTPRITGVLDWEMATVGDPLMDLGASLAYWVTADDDEAFAMVSNQPSILPGMPTREQLVERYLARTGLQTSNWAFYEVFGLFRLAVILQQIWARYSSGHSTNPRFATFGAATAVLLERAEKLAGCR
- a CDS encoding STAS domain-containing protein, with translation MAPDALQFSPRHDDEPIPFHVCVDLVDATVTVAGELDRENAHHVVDGLAALTATRHRRWAIDAAGVIFCDAAGLRILVTAHHLARRHGCALVLERPSPCLHRLILLVGLDQMLELHPTGAAAPPAAGGHRPLPSAGPLRAGHPIRTVPTRV
- a CDS encoding S8 family serine peptidase, translated to MIDPQEPPEPGRVRHGAVEPTARTTGRQIVVFADAGEGAEAPVDWGRAGVHRIADSRDFADGGVPPETLREAGATVFAALGIAVVAAGPDQVGALRAASARPVLSVSPELVHRVLGNDVGGYARGYRDGVSDLAGRLLPPAAPGGGVPTARFADTPYATWGVQAVRADASSRSGRGVRVAVLDTGFDLTHPDFAGRAVTARSFVTGEDAQDGHGHGTHCIGTACGPRTPPDGQRYGIAHEAEVYAGKVLGTDGSGTDAGILAGMNWAVTSGCPVISMSLGADVVEAHPPYSAAGRRALQRGSLVIAAAGNNADRPAGNDGFVGAPANSVEIMAVGAVDQGCETAYFSARSLPARGGQVDVAGPGWEVRSAWPMPARYNTISGTSMATPHVAGVAALWAEATGLRGLELWATLCQESERLLQPSADVGSGLVVAPR
- a CDS encoding TetR/AcrR family transcriptional regulator, yielding MTTRGPRAEPAGRRGRPGHSLDTLLTAAVELFDERGYEAASMEELAGRLGVTKAALYHHVPSKLDLLRVALEQALDALFAVTEEPGAVTGRAVDRLEHVVRASVRVLAAQLPAVRLLLRVRGNSEVERAALDRRREFDRLVAGLVVDAVAEGDVRPDVDPAVTARLLFGAVNSVTGWYRPDGGLSPDELADAVVTTTFSGLRARPA
- the paaA gene encoding 1,2-phenylacetyl-CoA epoxidase subunit PaaA — its product is MVASGIDGPPADEASLQALFDATIAAGSRIEPRDWMPEGYRRTLVRQIAQHAHSETIGMQPEGDWLLAAPSLRRKVILLAKVQDEAGHGLYLYAAAETLGADRADLTDKLIEGRQKYSSIFNYPTPTYADVGVIGWLVDGAAICNQVPLCRSSYGPYARAMIRICKEESFHQRQGYELLMTMMGGTAEQRAMVQEAVDRWWWPSLMMFGPPDTDSPNTAQSMAWGIKRHSNDELRRRFVDMTVPQAEFLGVTLPDPELSFDPASGRYRFGAIDWGELKRVISGGGPCNAERIARRRAARDDNAWVTEAATAYAAKQAGPPA
- the paaB gene encoding 1,2-phenylacetyl-CoA epoxidase subunit PaaB, with the protein product MSDLTAEGGRGAVPTASEVPVAPTRRAVQRDWPLYEVFVRGKRGLNHVHVGSLHAPDAEMAVHAARDLYTRRNEGVSIWVVRAADITASSPDEKDPMFAPSGDKVYRHPTFYEIPVDVPHM
- the paaC gene encoding 1,2-phenylacetyl-CoA epoxidase subunit PaaC, with product MHEETVYDALANAQEDAGHWAFGAGFDDPLAGVDTTVPDGVDPTDLGAYCLMLGDDALVLAQRLIQWVTAAPELEEEVAIANTALDLLGQSRLLLARAGSVGVLGRSRKTATASIPDEDALAYFRDPGEFRCTALAAAENGDFAQTMVRLLVASTVRLAVFARLRGSRDPVLAAIAAKGVHELAYHRDHAARWVLRLGDGTALSHRRAQAGVDAVWPLLGDVLAATEVERRLVTAGVAVDPADTAEEVTGVLRQVLEQATLRTPAWPARTPPRGRVGKHGPELTELLTGLQGLAREHPAATW
- the paaD gene encoding 1,2-phenylacetyl-CoA epoxidase subunit PaaD; protein product: MTLDPRAVAETVTDPELPMLTLADLGVLCDVREEEGTVVVEITPTYSGCPAMGVMRADLLHALHAAGFADVDVRTVLSPAWSTDRITATGRRKLAEAGIAPPGPAPEAAPGPVPLQLGRARRTADCPLCGSPDTDQLSEFGATACTALRRCRSCREPFEHVKEI
- the paaE gene encoding 1,2-phenylacetyl-CoA epoxidase subunit PaaE, coding for MARQGAGTRRRPRFHPLTVARVDRLTDDAVAVTFDVPPELAEEYAFRPGQALTLRRVDGDRDERRSYSICAPVGAPPRVGVREVPGGFLSTYLVHQVRPGDAIEVLPPSGTFTADLSTPADHVFIAAGSGITPVLSLAATVLADGGSTVTVLYGNRRTDTVMFADELADLKDRHGPRLQLVHVLSREPRGAEVTSGRLDRDRLGTLVGHLVDAAHVDHWWLCGPHGMVQDARELLTALGVPGSRVHQELFFVDDVRPEPVRGDERTVDGPSAQVTVVLDGRTTTIAVPRDVPLLDSAQQVRGDLPFACKGGVCGTCRAHVTDGRVEMRRNYALEPDEVAAGYVLTCQAVPGSDAVTVDFDT
- a CDS encoding metallophosphoesterase; protein product: MLRWTLRIAVALAGALALLVAYGVLVEPRLILDEEHLDVPLPGLVTAADGTEVGVVTDLQIGMWWSNTGMVERAVERIVDADPDMALLGGDYVYSSDPSIPEQVAGVMELLDPLVESGIPTFAVLGNHDYAVGAAEELTTAFEEAGITMLRNEAAPVPGTGTGAQALHVVGIGPVVPGEVDVEAALSGVPDDAPRIVLSHNPTAFPEFPAGTAPLALAGHTHCGQIALPGTPTWSYLALTDEEKIVAKGWAPEEYGAEGNRMFVTCGIGFSLVPMRINAPPEVAFFELRPGD
- a CDS encoding potassium channel family protein is translated as MSDVLLVLVGASAVALVVWDVSATTLALGEGAGPLTRRLLAAAWRVLLRLHRRGGGRPRLLSVAGPVLMGATVALWVVLFWAGWSLIFLGSGSVAEASTGRPGSAADVVYFAGYAVSTLGVGDFVATDPAWRVITSLASFSGLALVTLSITYLFSVMNAVVARRSVATQLHGLGDSAQRMVVGGWDGDRFSPVLTQQLLQLPAQLASVAEQHLAYPVLHYFRSARATASAPVAIARLDDALLVLGAAVAAELRPPAAAVLPVRRVIDRYVATASHGRTPLHDAGPPPEPGLRRLIDAGIPLGDAAEWRRAVDAAAPRRARLRQLVQDAGWEWQE